The DNA window GCCAGGTACTCCAGGACATGGCGGTTCACATTTCGGAGGACAGACACGACGATTGACTGAACATGTGAGTGCGCGCCGGCCTACTCCTTCAAGGGGTAGGCTTTTTTTGGCTATCAATCTAGAGAGACACCGGCGCGCCTTGCTGAATGCCTAGAAGACCCCACAAGCAAAAAGCACTCTAAAAATAAACACTTGAACATATCTTCATGTGTGTTATTATTTGTCTACGGGGTATCCGAAAGGCGTAAGGACCACGCCATTATTTTTAACGTCAAGGAGTATTGACCATGTCCAAGAAAATTCGCTTTGCTGTTCTGCTTTCCGCACTTTTTGCTGCTGGAGCAAACGCTCAACCGTTCGCCGCAGATATGACACGGCAACAGGTCCAAGAAAATCTGACTGCTTGGAGGCAATCTGGGCTGGAAGCGTTGTCTCGCGGCGAAAGCGGCCCGGATACGTCCAGCCCTCAATACCAGGCTGCCTTTCAGCGCTACTTGCAATTGACCCAAGGTGATATGTATCAGGCGCCCTCAGCAGGAAAGACTCGTGCTGAAGTGATGGCTGATTTGGAACTGTGGAAAATCTCCGGCATGCACGCGCTCACCTCGCGCGGAATCACCACCGCTTCGCACACCCAAGCCTACCAACAAGCCTACGAGAGCTACCTCCAGCTCAAGCTGGGTGCGGCTTACAAGGCTCCGGTGGCATTGACTCGTGCTCAAGTAAAGAGTGATTTGGCAGATTGGCAGGTTGCGGGAATGGCTGGATTCTGGGCTGGTGAGCAGACGCCTGATACCTATAGTGATGCCTACCGCACCGCATTTGAAACCTACCAGATGCTGCGCAACAAAAAATGACTTAATGGCAGCAGCATAAAGCAGCGGTCGGATGGTTCAGCCAGAAAGAGATTCTTTCTTTTTTTTGAATAAACATACAAACAAGTGTTCATTTGTTTGTATAACATTCCGATCGCTGATTTGTGCGTCCTGCCACGGCGATTACTCAGAGAACCAGGAGATTGATATGTCTTTGGAAACAAAGGACGGCACAGGAGCGCAGGACGAACAACTGGGCTTTCGGGTCGAAGGTATGGATTGCGCCAGTTGCGTCGGCAAGATTGAAACAGCGCTTGGTCGAATTGATGGCGTATCAAATGTACAGGTTAATTTTACAAATGAGACGCTGACGTTGACGCGCAGCACAAGTAGCCGAAATACTGCACGCGACATTGCCAAGAAAATCCGGTCCCTGGGCTTCGACGTGCAGGCACTGCCCGCGTCCGAAATGTCCGCAGCACCTGCACCGCGCCATGCGGCCCACGCGCATGACCACGCCGGCTGCGGCGGCCACCATGACCATGGGCATGCCCACGACCACGGGCACGATCATTCGCACGGCAAAGCGTGCGGTGATGACCATGGGCATGCCCATGGTCACGGCCATGCCCATGACCACGGTCACGATCACGGGGCCTGCAGTGGGCATGACCATGCGCCGGCCTCTGCCTCCCGTGGAGCACCCAGCACGCCCCCCAACGTGTCCATGCGCGTCGAGGGCATGGACTGCGCCAGTTGCGTCGGCAAGATCGAAACGGCCCTCGCTCGCATGGATGGCGTGTCCGATGCCCGCATCAACTTCACCGCAGAAACGCTGGAATTGACGCTCGCGTCTGGCGGCCCCACGCAGCTCGGCCACATCGAGAAGACCATCAAGAGCCTGGGCTTCGGCGTCTCCGACGTGCGCCGCCATGATGGCTCAGCACCCGCGGCCCCAGCAGCAGCATCGACGGCGCGCCATCAGCGCTGGTGGCAGACGAAGAAAGGCAGGCACGTGCTGGGCCTGGGCGGCCTGATGGGCTCGGCCTACGCGATCGCGCAGTTCGTTCCTGGCTACGCTGAATGGATCTTCGCCGCTGCGGTGATCGCGGGCGTGCTGCCGTTCGCTCGCAAAGCCTTCGCGCTGGCTGTGTCAGGCTCGCCGTTCTCTATCGAAACGCTGATGGTCGTCGCCTCGCTGGGCGCGCTCGTGATAGGCGAGGCCGAGGAAGCTGCTGCCGTGGTGTTCCTGTTCGCGATCGGCGAGCTGCTGGAAAGCGTGGCCGCCGGCCGCGCGCGCGCCGGCATCAAGGCGCTGGCCTCCCTGGTGCCTAAGACGGCGGTACTGCTCGATGCCGCGGGCGGGCAGCGCGAAGTGCCCGCCGCTTCCCTGCGCGTGAGCGACCGCGTGCTGGTGCGCCCTGGTGACCGGGTGCCTGCGGACGGCAAGATCCTCCGCGGTGAAAGCAGCCTGGACGAGTCGCCTATCACCGGCGAGTCCGTACCGCGTCAAAAGGCTATCGGTGCCGACGTGTTCGCCGGCTCCATCAACGTCGATGGCGTGCTCGAAGTACAAGTCGAGAAGACGGCATCGGACAACACCATTTCTCGCATCATCCAACTGGTGGAGCAGGCGCAGTCCTCCAAGGCGCCCACGGCTCGCTTCATCGAAAAGTTCAGCCGCTACTACACCCCTGCCGTCATGGCCATCGCGGCGTTGATCGTGGTGGTTCCGCCACTTGCCATGGGTGGCGACTGGGGTACCTGGCTGTACCGCGGCCTCGCACTGCTGTTGATTGCCTGCCCATGTGCGCTGGTGCTCTCCACACCGGCGGCCATCGCCTCGGGCCTTGCGGTGGCCACACGACGGGGCCTGCTGATCAAGGGTGGCAACGCGTTGGAAACCATCGGCCGCGTGCGCGCAATTGCCTTCGACAAGACTGGCACGCTGACCGAGGGCAAGCCGCGCATCACCGAGGTCCTGCCCTTCGGGCTGTTCAAGCATCAACAGGTCCTTGCGCTTGCCGCCGCTGTCGAGTCCGGCTCAAACCATCCCTTGGCGAAGGCCATTGTCGCCCATGCCAAGAGCCTGGACGTGGCGATTCCCCAGGCCACGGGCGCATCGGCCATTGCCGGCAAGGCGGTGCGCGCCACCGTGAACGGCAGTGCGCTCGCTGTCGGATCGCCCGCCCATGCGGAACAGACGGCCACGCTGACAGCCGCGCACCGCAGGGAAATCGACAAGCTGGAGGATGGCGGCAAGACCGTGGTGGTCCTGTTCGACGAAGCCAGCAAGAACGTTCTGGGCCTGCTGGCCCTGCGCGACGAGCCCCGCCGCGACGCGCGCGAAGGCGTGGCCCAGCTCAACGCCATGGGCGTGCGCTCGGTCATGCTGACCGGCGACAACCGCCGCACCGCGCAGGCGATCGCCGGCAAGCTGGGCATCGAGTGGGAGGCCGAGCTGCTGCCGCAGGACAAGCTGCGCTTGGTCAACGAGATGAAGCGTGATGCCAAGGTGGCGATGGTCGGCGACGGCATCAACGACGCGCCGGCCTTGGCGACCGCCGACGTGGGTATCGCCATGGGCGGCGGCACGGACGTGGCGCTGGAAACCGCCGATGCCGCGCTGCTCAAGAGCCGCGTCACGGACGTGGCCCACCTGGTGGCCCTGTCGCGGGCGACGATGGCCAACATCCACCAAAACGTCGTATTCGCCATTGGCCTCAAGGGCTTGTTCCTGGTCACCACCGTGTTGGGTATCACCGGCTTGTGGGTTGCCGTGCTGGCCGACACCGGCGCCACGGCCCTGGTCACGCTGAACGCACTGCGCCTGCTGCGCTTCAAGGGCGCGCCGGAGGCCAACCACGGCGACGACGCCGGGCGTCCCACCACCTTGCCCGTGCCGTCTGCCCGCTGAGGCAACAAGAGGGCTTGACCTTGCCGTCGTTGTAACGCCTAGCCTCCACACAAATGTCTGCAGAGCGCTTCGGAAGGGCCGGAGTCCTGCATCCAAGAAAGGGTCACTTCCATGCGTAAAAAAATCAGAATCATTGTGGTGGCAGGCGTCATCGCAGCCGTCGGGGGGATAGCGATCGCTGCCCGCGACGCCAAGGACGAGGGCAAGGCCGCGGCGCCCCCGGCGGGCGCGCCGATGGCGCCGCAGGTGCCCGTGGCCGAGGTCATTACCCGCACGGTCGCGCCATCGGCCGAGTAGACCGGCTTCCTGGCCGCGCCCAAGACCGTCGAGCTGCGCTCGCGGGTCGGCGGCGCCGTCGATGCGGTGAGCGTTCCCGAAGGTAGCCTCGTGCGCAAGGGCCAACTGCTGTTCCAGATCGACCCGAGGCCGTTCCAGGTTGCGCTCGACACGGCCGTGGCGCAACTGCGTCAGGCCGAGGTGCTGGCCAGCCAGGCCCAGGCCGACTTTGACCGCGCCGAGCGCCTGGTGGCGACCGGCGCCGTCGCGCGCAAGACCTATGACGATGCCGCCTCCGCACGCAACGCGCGCCAGGCTCAGGTGCAGGCGGCTAAGGCCGCCGTTGCTGCGGCTCAGCTGGACCTGTCCTACGCCCGCGTCACTGCGCCCATCGCCGGGCGCGTCGACCGCGTGCTCGTGACCGAGGGCAACTTGGTCAGCGGTGGCGGCGCCGGCGCGGCCACGCTGCTGACCACGATCGTATCCATCGACCCGTTGCACGTGTACTTCGACATTGATGAGGCCACCTATCTCAACGTCGTCAGCCGCTCGCGGCCCGCTGCGGGCGCCGGTAGCAAGGCTTCGCTGCCCGTGCAGGTCGGGCTGACCACGGACAAGGGTTTCCCGCACAAGGGCGCGCTTGACTTCGTCGGCAACACCATTGACCGAAGCACCGGCACGATCCGCGCGCGCGCCGTTGTGCCCAACCCGGATGGGCGCATGGCACCCGGCATGTTCGCCCGGGCCAAGCTGTCCACCGGCGCGGCGCGCGAGGCCGTCCTGATCGACGATCAGGCCGTGGGCACCGACCAAGGGCGCAACTACGTGCTGGTTGTGGGCGAGAACAACCAGGCCCAGTACCGGCCCATCGAACTGGGGCCGGTGGTGGACGGGCTGCGCGTCATCAACGGCGGCCTGCAGGCCGGTGAGAAGATCATCATCAAGGGCCTCGTGCGCCCCGGCATGGCGGTCACGCCGCGCATGGTGCCCATGCAGGCGCCCGCGGCACCGGCCGCCGGCGCGGCCGGCGCGACCAAGGCTGCGGCAAACGCTCCGGCTCCCGCTGCGGCGCCTGCCAAGGCCGGTGGCGCGGACCCCGCCAAGGCTGACGGCGCGGCCGGCTCGGCGGAGGCCCGCAAATGAATTTCCCCCGCTTCTTCATCAACCGGCCGATCTTCGCCATCGTCCTGTCGGTGCTGATGCTGATCGCAGGCGCGATCAGCTACTTCCAGCTGCCGCTGAGCGAATACCCGCAGGTCACGCCTCCCACGGTGCAGGTCACCGCTAGCTATCCCGGTGCCAACCCGCAAGTGATCGCCGATACCGTGGCATCACCGCTGGAGCAGGCGATCAACGGCGTAGAAGGCATGATGTACATGCAGTCTCAGATGTCCACCGACGGGAAAATGGTGCTCACCGTCTCCTTCGAGCAGCATATCAACGCCGACATTGCGCAGATCCAGGTGCAAAACCGGGTCTCGCGGGCGTTGCCGCGCCTACCGCCTGAAGTTCAGCGCATCGGTGTTGTCACCGAGAAAACGTCGCCGGACGTTCTCATGGTGGTGCATTTGCTTTCGCCTGGAGGTCGATATGATCCGCTGTACGTCTCCAACTACGCCACACTTCATGTGAAGGATGAGCTGGCTCGTACGCCAGGCGTCGGCGATGTCCTAGTCTGGGGCGCCGGGGAGTATTCGATGCGGGTCTGGCTCGAACCCGCCAAGGTCGCTGCTCGTGGGCTGATCGCGAGCGACGTGGTTGCCGCCATCCGCGAGCAGAACATACAGGTTGCCGCTGGTTCGGTTGGTCAGCAGCCGGATGCCTCGGCGGCGTTCCAGGTCACGGTCAACACTCTGGGCCGACTGTCGAGCGAGGAGCAATTCGGCGAGATCGTCGTGAAGACGGGCGCCGACGGCCAGGTAACTCGCCTGCGGGATGTCGCCCGCATCTCGATGGGGGCCGATTCCTACTCTTTGCGCAGCCTGCTCAATGGCGAGCCGGCGGTGGGGATACAGATCATCCAGAGCCCGGGCGCGAACGCGCTGGATGTGTCTAGCGCGGTGCGCGCGGCAATGGACCGACTTCAAGCCAAGTTCCCCGACGGCATTGAGTATAGCGTCGCCTACGACCCCACGGTCTTCGTGCGCGCCTCGCTCCAGTCCGTCGCCGTCACGCTGCTGGAGGCCATCTTCCTGGTGGTGATCGTGGTGGTGCTGTTCCTGCAATCCTGGCGCGCGTCGATCATCCCGCTGATCGCCGTGCCGGTCTCGCTGGTCGGCACGTTCGCGGTGATGCACATGTTCGGTTTCTCGCTGAACACACTGTCGCTGTTCGGACTGGTGCTGTCCATCGGCATCGTGGTGGATGACGCCATCGTGGTGGTGGAGAACGTGGAGCGCCACATAGCGCTGGGCGAATCACCCAAGGACGCGGCGCGCAAGGCGATGGATGAAGTGACTGGCCCGATCCTGGCCATCACCTCGGTGCTGGCAGCGGTCTTCATCCCCTCGGCGTTCCTGTCGGGGCTGCAGGGCGAGTTCTATCGCCAATTCGCGCTAACCATCGCGTTCTCGACCATCCTGTCGGCGATCAACTCGCTTACGCTGTCGCCAGCGCTGGCCGCCATCCTGCTCAAGCCGCACCACGGCGCGGCCAAGCCCGATCGCGTCACGCGCATCATCGATGGCGTGTTCGGCGGCTTCTTCCGCCGCTTCAACAGCTTCTTCGACCGCGCCTCGAATTCCTACGTCGGGGGCGTGCGCCGCGCGGTGCGCGGCAGCGCCATCGTGCTGCTGCTCTACGTCGGCTTCCTGGGCCTGACCTGGCTGGGCTTCCACAAGGTGCCTGCGGGCTTCGTGCCCGCCCAGGACAAGTACTACCTCGTGGGCATCGCCCAGCTTCCGACCGGCGCCTCGCTGGATCGCACCGAGGCGGTCGTCAAGGAGATGACCAAGATCGCACTGGCTGAGCCGGGCGTCGAGAGCGTGGTGGCCTTCCCGGGCCTGTCGGTCAATGGACCGGTGAACCAGCCGAACACCGCGCTGATGTTCGCCATGCTCAAGCCCTTCGATGAGCGCAAGGACCCGTCGCTGTCGGCCTTCGCCATCCAGGGCAAGCTCATGGGCAAGTTCAGCCAGATCCCGGACGGCTTCGTCGGCATCTTCCCGCCGCCGCCGGTGCCGGGCCTGGGTTCTATGGGCGGCTTTAAGCTGCAGATCGAGGACCGGGCGGGCCTGGGTCCCGAGGCGCTTGCACAAGCACAGGGCCAGATCATGGGCAAGGCCATGCAGGCGCCCGAGCTGGCGAACATGCTCGCCAGCTTCCAGACCAATGCGCCGCAGTTGCAGGTGGACATCGACCGGGTGAAGGCCAAGTCGCAGGGCGTGTCGCTGACCGAGGTGTTCGACACCCTGCAGGTCAACCTTGGCTCTCTCTACGTCAACGACTTCAACCGCTTCGGTCGCACCTACCGGGTAATGGCCCAAGCCGATGCGCAGTTCCGCATGCAGGCTGAGGACATAGGCATGCTCAAGGTGCGCAATGCAGCGGGCGACATGATCCCGCTGAGCGCGATCGCGACCATCGAGCGCAGTTCCGGCCCCGACCGGGTGATGCATTACAACGGCTTCCCCTCGGCCGACATCAGCGGCGGGCCAGCGCCGGGCTACTCATCCGGCCAGGCCACCGCCGCGATTGAGAAGATCGTGAGCGAATCGCTGCCGGACGGTATGACCTACGAATGGACGGACCTGACTTTCCAGGAAAAGCGAGTTGGCAATACTGCTATCTATATCTTCGCGCTGGCGGTGCTGCTCGCCTTCCTGTTCCTGGCGGCCCAGTACAACAGTTGGTCGCTGCCGTTCGCTGTGCTGCTGATTGCACCCATGGCGCTGCTCTCGGCGATCGCCGGCGTCTGGCTCTCTGGGGGGGACAACAACATCTTCACGCAGATCGGTTTCGTGGTGCTGGTCGGCCTGGCCGCCAAGAACGCGATCCTGATCGTGGAGTTCGCCCGCGCGAAGGAAAGCGAAGGGGCCGATCCGCTGGCAGCCGTGCTCGAAGCCGCGCGCTTGCGGCTGCGCCCGATCCTGATGACGTCGTTCGCCTTCATCGCTGGCGTGGTGCCGCTGGTGCTGGCCAGCAGTGCGGGCGCCGAGATGCGCCACGCCATGGGCATCGCGGTGTTCGCCGGCATGCTGGGCGTGACGGTATTCGGCCTGGTGCTGACGCCGGTGTTCTACGTCGTGGTGCGCAAGCTGGCGCTGCGCCGCGAAGCGCGCCATGCCCGTGTCGGCATGACCGACCAGCACGCATGACGGCCAGGAGGACATACGACATGAAAACATCTTTCGCATTCACACGACCCGCCAGGACGCTGGCGCCGCTCGCCCTCGCGGCGGCGTTGACTGGCTGCTCCATGGCACCGAAGTATGACCGGCCCGCAGCGCCGATCGACACGGCTTATCCCTTGGGCGCGGCCTATGTGGAACCGGCGGCCGCGACGCCCGACGACGCGATCACGGCCGAGATCGGCTGGCGGGACTTCTTCCGCGACCCGCTGCTGCAGCAGTTGATCGGCATTTCACTGGAGAACAACCGCGACATGCGCAAGGCCGCGCTCAACGTGGAGGCGGCTCAGGCGCTGTACCGTATCCAGCGTGCCGAGATGCTGCCGAACCTGGGCGTTTCCGCCCGCGGCGCGTCAGAGCGCGTACCGGCCGACCTCAGCACCACGGGGCAAAGCGACGTGCTCCGGCGCTACGACGTGGCCGGGGTGACGGCCGCCTGGGAACTGGACCTGTGGGGCCGCATCCGCAGCCTCAGCGACCGGGCGCTGGCGTCCTACCTGGCCCTCGACGAGACCCGCATCGCCACGCAGATGAGCCTGGTGTCCGAGGTGGCCAGCGCCTACCTCACGCTGCGTGCCGACCAGGAACTGCTGCGCCTGACGAGCGACACCCTCGCCACGCAGAAGCGCTCCTACGGGCTGACCACCCAACTGGTGGAAGCGGGCAACTCCACGCAGCTCGACCTGCGCCGCGCAGAGATCGCGTTGCGCACCGCCGAGGCCAACCATGCCGCCTACACACGGCAGGCGGCCAAGGACCGCAACGCGCTGGTGCTGCTGTTGGGCCAGCCGCTGACGCCGGAGCTGTCCCGGCAGCTTGACGAGGCCATGGCGCTGCCGGACGACATCGTGCCGACCGGCCTGCCGAGCGGCCTGCCGTCCGAACTGCTCGCGCGCCGGCCGGACATCCGCGCCGCCGAGCAGATGCTGATCGGCGCCAACGCCAACATCGGCGCGGCGCGGGCCGCGTTCTTCCCGACGATCAGCCTTACGGGCTCGGCGGGCACGGCCAGCGCTTCGCTGGACGGCCTGTTCGATTCGGGCTCGCGGGCCTGGAGCTTCCTGCCGCAGATCACGCTGCCCATCTTCCGCGGCGGCGCGCTGCGCGCCAACCTGGACGTGGCGCACGTACAGAAGCGCATCGAGATCGCCAACTACGAGAAGTCCATCCAGGCGGCCTTCGCCGAGGTGGCCGACGGCCTGGCGGGCAAGCGCACGCTCGATGAGCAGATCCGCGCGGAGCAGCTCCTGGTGGCGGCCAGCCAGAAGGCCTACGAGCTGGCCGAGCAGCGCTTCCAGGAGGGCGTGGACGACAACCTCACTGTACTCGACGCGCAGCGCACGCATTACGGCACGCAGCAGACCCTGGTGCGCACGCGCCTGACGCGGCTGAACAACCTCATCCATCTGTACAAGGCGCTGGGCGGCGGCTGGACTGAGCACACGGTGCAATCGGGCGCCACGGCGCAGCAGCCCGCCCGGTCGCCGGGATGAGGGCCGGCGCGCAGCGGTGGCGTCCCCCATCGCTGCGCGCGGAGAGCTGGATGAGGATTGGTGAACTCGCGCGCTTGACCGGCACGCCCCCTGAGAACATCAGGTTCTACGAACGGGAGGGCCTGCTGCCCGCTCCCGAGCGGTCCCGCAACAACTACCGGCGCTATGGCCCGGCCCATGTCGAGCGGCTTTACCTGATTCGCAACTACCGCGCGTCGGGCATCGGCCTGGATGACATGCGCAACTTGCTGGGCTGGACGCATCGCGAGTCCCCGGAACCCGAGCTGCTGACGCAGGCTGTCCGGGACCATCTCGCCTATGTCGAGGAACGCATGGCGCAACTGACCCGGGTGAAAGAGCACCTGCTCGCATTGGAACGGCAGGCTGTTCCTTCTGCCGCTCGGGAGATTTGCGAGGAGCGACCAGGTTGCGGCGGTTCATGAGCATCGCATGGCCGAATCATGGTCGGATAACTGAACATATATTCATGCGTGTAATATTTCCGGCCAGACAAACGAACAAGAAAGACCGCCCATGACCGACCAGAGCATCACGCGCCGAAACATCGGCGTTCTCACCGGCGCGCAGGCGCTCGGTGGCGCCAGCGCGCCCATCGTGATGTCGCTGGGCGGGCTGGTCGGCCAGCAGCTTGCCAAGGACTCGGCCTGGATCACCTTGCCCGTGAGCCTGTTCGGCCTGGGTCTTGCCATCGGCACCTTGCCTGCGGCGTTCATCATGCGGCGCCATGGCCGCCGCAACGGATACGTGGTCGGGGTCGGCTTCGGCGTGGCCTCGGGCCTGATCGCCGCGCTGGGCATCATGCTGGCCTCGTTCTGGATCTTCTGCGCCGGCACCTTCCTGGCGGGCTTCTACGGCGCGTATGTGCAGAGCTACCGCTTCGCAGCCGCCGACACCGCCGAGGACGCGCTCAAGGCCAAGGCGATTTCCTGGGTGATGGTGGGGGGTCTCGCGGGTGCCATCATCGGGCCGCAGTTGGTGATCTTCACGCGCGACGCGGTAGCGGGCACGCCCTACGTCGGCAGCTTCCTCAGCCAGGCGCTGCTGCCGC is part of the Stenotrophomonas lactitubi genome and encodes:
- a CDS encoding DUF4148 domain-containing protein; the protein is MSKKIRFAVLLSALFAAGANAQPFAADMTRQQVQENLTAWRQSGLEALSRGESGPDTSSPQYQAAFQRYLQLTQGDMYQAPSAGKTRAEVMADLELWKISGMHALTSRGITTASHTQAYQQAYESYLQLKLGAAYKAPVALTRAQVKSDLADWQVAGMAGFWAGEQTPDTYSDAYRTAFETYQMLRNKK
- a CDS encoding heavy metal translocating P-type ATPase, yielding MRVEGMDCASCVGKIETALARMDGVSDARINFTAETLELTLASGGPTQLGHIEKTIKSLGFGVSDVRRHDGSAPAAPAAASTARHQRWWQTKKGRHVLGLGGLMGSAYAIAQFVPGYAEWIFAAAVIAGVLPFARKAFALAVSGSPFSIETLMVVASLGALVIGEAEEAAAVVFLFAIGELLESVAAGRARAGIKALASLVPKTAVLLDAAGGQREVPAASLRVSDRVLVRPGDRVPADGKILRGESSLDESPITGESVPRQKAIGADVFAGSINVDGVLEVQVEKTASDNTISRIIQLVEQAQSSKAPTARFIEKFSRYYTPAVMAIAALIVVVPPLAMGGDWGTWLYRGLALLLIACPCALVLSTPAAIASGLAVATRRGLLIKGGNALETIGRVRAIAFDKTGTLTEGKPRITEVLPFGLFKHQQVLALAAAVESGSNHPLAKAIVAHAKSLDVAIPQATGASAIAGKAVRATVNGSALAVGSPAHAEQTATLTAAHRREIDKLEDGGKTVVVLFDEASKNVLGLLALRDEPRRDAREGVAQLNAMGVRSVMLTGDNRRTAQAIAGKLGIEWEAELLPQDKLRLVNEMKRDAKVAMVGDGINDAPALATADVGIAMGGGTDVALETADAALLKSRVTDVAHLVALSRATMANIHQNVVFAIGLKGLFLVTTVLGITGLWVAVLADTGATALVTLNALRLLRFKGAPEANHGDDAGRPTTLPVPSAR
- a CDS encoding efflux RND transporter periplasmic adaptor subunit — protein: MAAPKTVELRSRVGGAVDAVSVPEGSLVRKGQLLFQIDPRPFQVALDTAVAQLRQAEVLASQAQADFDRAERLVATGAVARKTYDDAASARNARQAQVQAAKAAVAAAQLDLSYARVTAPIAGRVDRVLVTEGNLVSGGGAGAATLLTTIVSIDPLHVYFDIDEATYLNVVSRSRPAAGAGSKASLPVQVGLTTDKGFPHKGALDFVGNTIDRSTGTIRARAVVPNPDGRMAPGMFARAKLSTGAAREAVLIDDQAVGTDQGRNYVLVVGENNQAQYRPIELGPVVDGLRVINGGLQAGEKIIIKGLVRPGMAVTPRMVPMQAPAAPAAGAAGATKAAANAPAPAAAPAKAGGADPAKADGAAGSAEARK
- a CDS encoding efflux RND transporter permease subunit, giving the protein MNFPRFFINRPIFAIVLSVLMLIAGAISYFQLPLSEYPQVTPPTVQVTASYPGANPQVIADTVASPLEQAINGVEGMMYMQSQMSTDGKMVLTVSFEQHINADIAQIQVQNRVSRALPRLPPEVQRIGVVTEKTSPDVLMVVHLLSPGGRYDPLYVSNYATLHVKDELARTPGVGDVLVWGAGEYSMRVWLEPAKVAARGLIASDVVAAIREQNIQVAAGSVGQQPDASAAFQVTVNTLGRLSSEEQFGEIVVKTGADGQVTRLRDVARISMGADSYSLRSLLNGEPAVGIQIIQSPGANALDVSSAVRAAMDRLQAKFPDGIEYSVAYDPTVFVRASLQSVAVTLLEAIFLVVIVVVLFLQSWRASIIPLIAVPVSLVGTFAVMHMFGFSLNTLSLFGLVLSIGIVVDDAIVVVENVERHIALGESPKDAARKAMDEVTGPILAITSVLAAVFIPSAFLSGLQGEFYRQFALTIAFSTILSAINSLTLSPALAAILLKPHHGAAKPDRVTRIIDGVFGGFFRRFNSFFDRASNSYVGGVRRAVRGSAIVLLLYVGFLGLTWLGFHKVPAGFVPAQDKYYLVGIAQLPTGASLDRTEAVVKEMTKIALAEPGVESVVAFPGLSVNGPVNQPNTALMFAMLKPFDERKDPSLSAFAIQGKLMGKFSQIPDGFVGIFPPPPVPGLGSMGGFKLQIEDRAGLGPEALAQAQGQIMGKAMQAPELANMLASFQTNAPQLQVDIDRVKAKSQGVSLTEVFDTLQVNLGSLYVNDFNRFGRTYRVMAQADAQFRMQAEDIGMLKVRNAAGDMIPLSAIATIERSSGPDRVMHYNGFPSADISGGPAPGYSSGQATAAIEKIVSESLPDGMTYEWTDLTFQEKRVGNTAIYIFALAVLLAFLFLAAQYNSWSLPFAVLLIAPMALLSAIAGVWLSGGDNNIFTQIGFVVLVGLAAKNAILIVEFARAKESEGADPLAAVLEAARLRLRPILMTSFAFIAGVVPLVLASSAGAEMRHAMGIAVFAGMLGVTVFGLVLTPVFYVVVRKLALRREARHARVGMTDQHA
- a CDS encoding efflux transporter outer membrane subunit, with amino-acid sequence MKTSFAFTRPARTLAPLALAAALTGCSMAPKYDRPAAPIDTAYPLGAAYVEPAAATPDDAITAEIGWRDFFRDPLLQQLIGISLENNRDMRKAALNVEAAQALYRIQRAEMLPNLGVSARGASERVPADLSTTGQSDVLRRYDVAGVTAAWELDLWGRIRSLSDRALASYLALDETRIATQMSLVSEVASAYLTLRADQELLRLTSDTLATQKRSYGLTTQLVEAGNSTQLDLRRAEIALRTAEANHAAYTRQAAKDRNALVLLLGQPLTPELSRQLDEAMALPDDIVPTGLPSGLPSELLARRPDIRAAEQMLIGANANIGAARAAFFPTISLTGSAGTASASLDGLFDSGSRAWSFLPQITLPIFRGGALRANLDVAHVQKRIEIANYEKSIQAAFAEVADGLAGKRTLDEQIRAEQLLVAASQKAYELAEQRFQEGVDDNLTVLDAQRTHYGTQQTLVRTRLTRLNNLIHLYKALGGGWTEHTVQSGATAQQPARSPG
- a CDS encoding MerR family transcriptional regulator; translation: MRIGELARLTGTPPENIRFYEREGLLPAPERSRNNYRRYGPAHVERLYLIRNYRASGIGLDDMRNLLGWTHRESPEPELLTQAVRDHLAYVEERMAQLTRVKEHLLALERQAVPSAAREICEERPGCGGS